One Trichoderma atroviride chromosome 7, complete sequence DNA segment encodes these proteins:
- a CDS encoding uncharacterized protein (EggNog:ENOG41), translating into MVYQQEPAVRHAVIAISSIYEQLRNGRLDALDYTGGRFALGHYNQALSRLTSKSNTEFTMLFLCILFVCVEILQKNAPAAIEHCRHGISILNTAIMTP; encoded by the coding sequence ATGGTTTACCAGCAAGAGCCCGCTGTTCGTCATGCAGTAATCGCTATTAGCTCCATCTACGAGCAGCTCAGGAATGGTCGGTTGGATGCCCTTGACTACACTGGCGGTCGATTTGCCCTAGGCCATTACAACCAGGCCCTGTCACGCCTCACTAGCAAGTCAAACACTGAGTTCACAATGCTATTCTTGTGCATTCTTTTCGTATGCGTAGAGATCTTGCAGAAGAATGCACCCGCCGCCATCGAACACTGCCGACATGGCATATCGATCTTGAATACCGCAATCATGACACCCTAG